From Spartinivicinus ruber, the proteins below share one genomic window:
- a CDS encoding NF038104 family lipoprotein, with protein MLLASCLISGCVSTIIGTAVDATIEVAKVPFKVGGAVIDVVSDDDEDDED; from the coding sequence ATGCTACTAGCAAGCTGTTTAATAAGTGGCTGTGTGAGTACTATTATTGGGACCGCAGTTGATGCGACCATAGAAGTTGCCAAAGTACCTTTTAAAGTGGGTGGGGCTGTGATTGATGTAGTGAGTGATGATGACGAAGATGATGAAGATTAA
- a CDS encoding VWA domain-containing protein has protein sequence MNPYIEITGGLEMIELQSGGNIKLNNDYINITIEWDHPLIDKDNIDTSAFLLNEQGKVRSDADFIFYNQPNSTDNSVKLSSNINKQSYAVNLTNIPPDIHKVAFAIVIHSNNDFGSAKYISLNIEGIAHYQPSTQGMKEKALIMGQLYRHQDNWKFKALGQGYNGGLAPLATGYGVDIAEKTTDDTTSPTHNNQTSQATASKPIDLEKKLQEKAPRLINLAKPIKVCLEKKQLTDVKAKVAFILDASGSMTNQFKSGNVQAVLDRITTLAVQFDDDEALELWAFADKFKKYADVSLDNLDDYIEILTTKSKKKKGFFSSIFSEIIEDLGFGNNEPPVISDIIKSYQNSNLPAYIIFITDGGIYKDKEIEKLIKQASDFPIFWQFVGLGGSNYGVLEKLDDLSGRTTDNADFFPIDDFKKVQDQELYDRLLNEFPGWLREVKRIGIIS, from the coding sequence GTGAATCCATATATAGAAATTACAGGTGGATTAGAAATGATAGAGCTTCAATCAGGTGGAAATATCAAGTTAAATAATGACTATATCAATATAACGATTGAATGGGACCATCCATTAATCGATAAAGATAACATTGACACCTCTGCATTTTTGTTAAATGAACAAGGCAAAGTAAGATCAGATGCTGACTTTATTTTTTATAATCAGCCTAATTCAACAGATAATAGCGTAAAACTCTCATCAAACATTAATAAACAGTCTTATGCTGTTAACCTTACCAACATTCCCCCAGACATCCACAAAGTGGCTTTCGCTATTGTTATCCATTCTAACAACGATTTTGGTTCCGCAAAGTACATCAGTTTAAATATAGAAGGAATTGCACATTACCAACCCAGTACTCAAGGTATGAAAGAAAAAGCCTTAATTATGGGGCAGCTCTATCGCCATCAAGATAACTGGAAGTTTAAAGCATTAGGTCAAGGTTATAACGGAGGATTAGCACCTTTAGCTACAGGCTATGGAGTGGATATTGCAGAAAAGACAACAGATGACACAACAAGCCCTACTCATAATAACCAAACTTCTCAGGCAACCGCATCTAAACCTATCGACTTAGAAAAGAAATTACAAGAAAAAGCTCCCAGGCTAATTAATCTAGCCAAACCAATTAAAGTTTGCTTAGAAAAAAAACAACTTACGGATGTCAAAGCTAAAGTTGCTTTTATTTTAGATGCTTCAGGCTCAATGACTAACCAGTTCAAAAGTGGCAACGTACAAGCTGTACTAGATAGAATCACGACACTTGCGGTTCAGTTTGACGATGATGAAGCGCTAGAGTTATGGGCTTTTGCTGATAAATTTAAAAAATATGCCGATGTATCACTTGATAATTTAGATGATTATATAGAAATACTCACCACAAAAAGTAAGAAGAAAAAAGGTTTTTTTTCTTCAATTTTTTCTGAAATTATTGAAGATTTAGGATTTGGCAATAACGAACCCCCTGTTATCAGCGATATAATAAAAAGCTATCAAAACTCAAATTTACCTGCTTATATAATTTTTATTACTGATGGCGGTATTTATAAAGATAAAGAAATAGAAAAACTCATCAAACAAGCCTCAGACTTTCCAATATTTTGGCAGTTTGTGGGTCTAGGTGGATCAAATTATGGTGTTCTGGAAAAACTAGATGACCTTTCCGGACGCACTACAGATAATGCTGATTTTTTTCCTATTGATGACTTCAAGAAAGTTCAAGATCAAGAGTTGTATGATCGATTATTAAATGAATTTCCTGGTTGGCTACGTGAAGTAAAAAGAATTGGTATCATTAGTTGA
- a CDS encoding YHYH protein gives MIKALSITTLLCFLTTVWGSGALARPRPPQEAFNACKEKRQGNSCQVQTPHGRLTGNCRQPPAESQLACIPNRRQSDQNRHTTREGRPTHRHTTQQTTGLDTVPLTTKPQTNSLVEVKVVNGYRIIQANGIPNHLTGNFPNNGNPNKIRAQSYSLKVSAKPKLTGQITPLSMRFYFGIGTNGIPFDPGADEWYLGNRGGKWQYEALSGAIALGIDDSHAHVQPNGAYHYHGLPTGLLGKIKLATNKHSPLVGWAADGFPIYAMYGYQDGNNPLSDIIEMKPSYQLREGSRPSGKNNPGGIYDGTFLADYEYKTGSGVLDECNGRITITPEFPKGTYAYFLTADWPVIPRCHKGAISQDFAK, from the coding sequence ATGATAAAAGCATTAAGTATTACAACTTTATTATGTTTTTTAACAACAGTATGGGGAAGCGGAGCTTTGGCGCGCCCTCGCCCACCACAAGAGGCATTTAATGCCTGTAAAGAAAAACGGCAAGGCAATAGCTGTCAAGTACAAACACCTCATGGTAGACTAACTGGTAATTGTCGCCAACCTCCTGCAGAATCCCAACTAGCATGCATACCCAATAGAAGACAAAGTGACCAAAATAGACATACAACACGAGAGGGTAGACCAACACATAGGCACACAACCCAGCAAACGACTGGTTTAGATACAGTCCCATTAACCACTAAACCACAAACAAATAGCCTGGTAGAAGTTAAAGTAGTAAACGGTTACCGTATTATTCAGGCTAATGGTATTCCCAATCATTTAACTGGTAACTTCCCAAATAATGGCAACCCAAACAAAATCAGAGCGCAAAGTTACTCACTAAAAGTTTCTGCTAAACCAAAACTCACTGGGCAAATAACCCCTCTCAGCATGCGTTTTTATTTCGGTATTGGTACTAATGGAATCCCTTTCGACCCTGGTGCAGATGAATGGTATTTAGGTAACCGGGGCGGAAAATGGCAGTATGAAGCATTATCTGGTGCTATTGCTTTAGGAATAGATGACAGTCATGCCCATGTTCAGCCTAATGGCGCCTATCATTACCATGGTTTACCAACAGGATTATTGGGTAAGATAAAGTTAGCTACAAATAAACACTCACCGTTAGTCGGCTGGGCTGCAGATGGTTTCCCCATTTATGCCATGTATGGTTATCAAGATGGTAATAACCCACTATCAGACATTATTGAAATGAAGCCCAGTTATCAGTTACGTGAAGGCTCCCGACCTTCAGGTAAAAACAACCCTGGTGGTATATACGACGGAACTTTTCTAGCCGATTATGAATACAAAACAGGTTCAGGTGTACTAGATGAGTGCAATGGTCGTATAACCATCACACCAGAATTTCCAAAAGGTACTTATGCTTACTTTTTAACTGCAGACTGGCCTGTGATTCCTCGCTGCCACAAAGGAGCCATATCACAGGATTTTGCTAAGTAA
- a CDS encoding IS1595 family transposase, protein MAINKVQFQKGLSLNEFLKQYGTEEQCFNTLYKLRWPEGFQCPNCGYDKCCQLTTRKLQQCYKCHQQTSVTAGTIFESTKLPLKTWFQGMYLISQDKKGISAIELHRHLGISYQAAWRMKHKLMKVMQEREGTKQLSGFIEIDDAYLGGERTGCKRGRGADGKIPFVAAVETTKQGQPTRIKLSILKGFNKEEITAWSRQNLAKGSTVISDGLACFNGVIEAGCLHDKIVCGGGRASVEEPEFYWVNTILGNLKSALRSTYHAIRAKYAQRYLAEFQYRFNRRFSLVEFIPRLAFVALRTPPLPGKLLNIA, encoded by the coding sequence ATGGCTATCAACAAAGTTCAATTTCAAAAAGGCCTGAGTTTAAACGAGTTTCTCAAACAATATGGTACAGAAGAACAATGCTTTAATACCTTATACAAATTGCGATGGCCAGAAGGTTTTCAGTGCCCCAATTGTGGATACGACAAATGCTGTCAACTCACTACTAGAAAGCTTCAGCAGTGCTATAAATGTCACCAGCAAACATCTGTAACTGCAGGTACTATCTTTGAATCAACCAAATTACCATTAAAGACTTGGTTCCAAGGGATGTATTTGATCTCCCAAGACAAAAAAGGTATATCAGCCATAGAATTACATCGCCATTTAGGTATTTCCTATCAAGCTGCCTGGAGAATGAAACATAAGCTCATGAAAGTGATGCAAGAAAGAGAAGGCACCAAGCAATTGTCGGGTTTTATTGAAATTGATGATGCCTATCTTGGTGGTGAGCGTACAGGTTGCAAAAGAGGTAGGGGAGCAGATGGGAAAATACCTTTTGTAGCAGCCGTAGAAACAACAAAACAAGGTCAACCGACACGAATTAAACTGAGCATTTTAAAAGGGTTTAATAAAGAAGAGATAACGGCTTGGAGTAGGCAGAATTTGGCCAAGGGCAGTACCGTAATCTCCGATGGACTGGCCTGTTTTAATGGTGTCATAGAAGCAGGTTGTCTTCATGATAAAATTGTATGCGGTGGTGGTCGTGCATCAGTAGAGGAACCTGAATTTTATTGGGTTAACACCATCCTTGGAAACTTAAAAAGTGCTTTACGTAGTACTTATCATGCTATTCGCGCTAAATATGCACAACGTTATCTTGCTGAATTTCAGTATCGATTTAATCGAAGATTTAGCTTAGTAGAATTTATTCCTAGGCTAGCATTTGTAGCACTGAGAACACCTCCACTACCAGGTAAGCTACTAAATATAGCTTAG
- a CDS encoding substrate-binding periplasmic protein encodes MMKRLYSTVLVLFSCVLFNIEASELYSTVRFGFTANDFPPYVMPSQKKNKGIMFDILKVVMNDLGYKVEIKTLPRKRIHQFLDKGRLDIIATAKEWMEDSNDYHFTNTIVSVNDVLWYLSENLLLYNEPKDLLGKNIATHRGYNYPTLEPYFEEKAIGRMEVDSDLKVLKMILNKRVDSGIVADRTGEWLAKKYQFKNKIKYSRKHISSYNYRFAFHKNSKISALFDEVDKKINDLKSSQRYENILNKYL; translated from the coding sequence ATGATGAAGAGGCTCTATTCAACTGTATTGGTATTGTTTTCATGTGTGCTTTTTAATATTGAAGCTAGTGAATTGTATTCAACCGTTAGATTTGGCTTTACAGCAAATGATTTTCCCCCTTATGTAATGCCAAGCCAGAAAAAGAATAAAGGTATAATGTTTGATATTTTAAAAGTGGTAATGAATGATTTAGGTTACAAAGTAGAAATCAAAACCCTTCCAAGAAAGCGTATACACCAATTTCTTGATAAGGGAAGACTTGATATAATTGCAACCGCTAAAGAGTGGATGGAAGATTCAAATGACTATCATTTTACTAATACGATAGTTTCAGTAAATGATGTGCTGTGGTATTTATCAGAAAATTTATTATTATATAATGAACCAAAAGATTTATTGGGTAAGAATATAGCAACTCATAGAGGATATAATTATCCTACTCTTGAACCCTATTTTGAAGAAAAAGCTATAGGTCGAATGGAAGTTGACTCTGACTTGAAAGTCTTGAAGATGATTCTAAATAAGCGAGTTGATAGTGGTATTGTAGCTGACAGAACCGGTGAATGGTTGGCTAAAAAATATCAGTTTAAAAATAAAATTAAATATTCTAGAAAGCATATAAGTAGTTATAATTACAGGTTTGCTTTTCATAAAAATTCAAAAATTTCTGCTCTCTTTGATGAGGTTGACAAAAAAATAAATGATCTTAAAAGTAGTCAACGTTATGAAAATATTTTGAATAAATACTTATAG
- a CDS encoding IS4 family transposase, which translates to MAHRNTILHQILQLLSRHEFESLANQHHTGQRLRKMTRWGQFVALLFGQLSGRNSLRDIIDHLSIQQHKRYHHGIGNITRSSLARVNEQQPATLYEALFYKLLNKCHHHRPGHKFRFKNPLYSLDASVIDLCLSMFPWADFRKSKGAIKLHVGFDHNGYLPAFMSITEGKCHEIQIARSLDLPKGSILAVDRGYTDYRWFNTLNEQGIFFVTRLKKQAKYRVLKRQPTDNSSTVTSDQHIQLTSQQGAVYKGHLRRIGFKCPETGNQYYFLTNNSKLAASTIAAIYKERWKIELFFKWIKQNLKIKSFVGTSKNAVLTQIWVAMCAYLLVAYLKFSHGITLSITQIARLMQLTLFERRELKALFTPSPPNNTDDHKQMRML; encoded by the coding sequence TTGGCTCATCGTAACACAATCTTGCACCAAATACTTCAGTTGCTTTCTAGACATGAGTTTGAATCACTAGCCAATCAGCATCATACGGGTCAACGGCTACGTAAAATGACTCGGTGGGGGCAGTTTGTTGCGCTATTATTTGGTCAACTCTCAGGTCGCAATAGTTTGCGTGACATCATTGATCACCTATCGATTCAGCAGCATAAACGCTATCACCATGGTATTGGAAATATCACCAGAAGTAGTTTGGCCCGTGTCAATGAACAGCAACCCGCTACGCTTTATGAAGCCTTGTTTTATAAGCTATTAAATAAATGTCATCATCATCGGCCAGGGCATAAGTTTCGTTTTAAAAATCCATTGTATTCTCTTGATGCATCAGTGATCGACTTGTGTTTATCCATGTTTCCTTGGGCAGATTTTCGAAAAAGTAAAGGTGCTATCAAGTTACATGTTGGGTTTGATCATAATGGCTACTTGCCTGCATTTATGAGTATTACTGAAGGGAAATGTCATGAAATACAGATAGCACGCAGCCTTGATCTCCCCAAGGGGAGTATTCTTGCTGTAGACCGTGGCTACACTGATTATCGCTGGTTTAATACTTTAAATGAGCAAGGAATCTTCTTTGTAACCCGACTAAAAAAGCAAGCCAAATACCGTGTACTAAAGCGCCAGCCTACCGACAATAGCAGTACAGTCACTTCTGATCAGCACATTCAGTTGACTAGCCAACAAGGGGCTGTTTATAAAGGTCATTTACGTCGTATCGGTTTTAAATGCCCAGAGACTGGCAACCAATATTACTTTTTAACTAATAATAGTAAGCTCGCAGCCAGCACCATTGCAGCTATTTACAAAGAACGCTGGAAAATAGAGCTATTTTTTAAGTGGATAAAGCAAAACCTAAAGATAAAATCGTTTGTCGGTACCTCTAAAAATGCCGTGTTAACCCAGATATGGGTAGCCATGTGTGCTTATTTGCTCGTCGCTTATCTAAAATTTTCTCATGGAATAACACTATCGATCACTCAAATAGCTCGACTCATGCAACTCACTTTGTTTGAGCGTAGAGAGCTTAAAGCATTATTTACACCCTCACCACCGAATAATACAGATGATCATAAGCAAATGAGGATGCTGTAA
- a CDS encoding sensor domain-containing phosphodiesterase — protein sequence MDKYTDIDYKPAPIPSFEFERIKDLKRLDILDTEAEDRFDSLTSLIADIFNVPIALVSLVDTHRQWFKSACGLNVSQTPRDISFCGHAIFESEILVVENAVEDKRFSKNPLVIDKPFIRFYAGAVLRGPRKQPVGTCCIIDYKARSFSDKDRKHLLVFSHLIENELHKTFKILQLKNECISNAYFNSVTHLPSQKLFLDRLEHSIVNHSVNDHIVICVVNIRRFSNLINAWGKEWGDHVLVNVAKRLGSSLNRKFTVAHLDSDKFAILAIEDCSKNTCELLPEKIHSLFEYPLRINEKPLHLKLKIGVSQFPKNGRTAYELLENARICAKSVGVGGDTNTFSNNKSKELSRHFNIEQGLQKALKDSHLYLVYQPIVDIETEQLVGLETLIRWNDPAEGELSPVEFIPVAEETELIIPIGKWLLETVCEQLKQWSSIKNISSPILVTVNLSSVQLLDDSSLHFIKSISKDKEINKSSLQFEITESSIFSNFELAIANIEKMVEYGFKFLIDDFGTGYSSLSYLQRLPIYKIKLDRSFIQYIDKNRTDSVLARNIIALSHDLGLAVVAEGVESSSQLAILRDYGCDQVQGYLYSKPLKADIITDLFKKGCTNFKCIN from the coding sequence ATGGATAAATATACAGATATTGACTACAAGCCTGCTCCAATACCTTCCTTTGAGTTTGAGAGAATTAAAGATCTTAAACGGCTTGATATTCTTGATACAGAAGCTGAAGACCGCTTCGACTCCTTAACGTCATTAATTGCAGATATTTTTAATGTGCCGATTGCGCTAGTGTCGTTAGTTGATACTCATCGACAATGGTTTAAATCAGCCTGCGGGCTTAATGTATCACAAACACCAAGGGATATTTCATTTTGCGGACATGCTATTTTTGAGTCAGAAATACTTGTTGTAGAAAATGCAGTTGAAGATAAAAGGTTTTCAAAAAATCCTCTTGTTATTGATAAACCTTTTATTAGATTTTATGCGGGGGCTGTTTTACGTGGCCCGAGAAAACAGCCAGTGGGAACGTGTTGTATTATAGACTACAAAGCTAGAAGCTTTAGTGATAAGGATAGAAAACATTTACTTGTTTTTTCTCATTTAATTGAAAATGAATTGCACAAAACCTTTAAAATATTACAGTTGAAGAATGAATGTATTTCAAATGCCTACTTTAACTCAGTTACCCACCTACCAAGCCAAAAATTATTTCTTGATCGACTAGAGCATTCAATCGTTAATCATTCTGTCAATGATCATATAGTTATTTGTGTTGTTAATATTAGACGCTTTTCAAATTTAATTAATGCATGGGGTAAAGAATGGGGTGATCATGTTTTAGTTAATGTAGCTAAACGTCTTGGCTCTTCGCTGAATAGAAAATTTACTGTGGCACATTTAGATAGTGATAAGTTTGCAATCTTAGCTATTGAAGACTGTAGTAAAAACACTTGTGAGTTATTACCTGAAAAGATTCATTCATTATTTGAATACCCTTTGCGGATTAATGAAAAGCCACTACATTTAAAACTAAAAATAGGTGTTAGCCAATTTCCCAAAAATGGACGTACTGCTTATGAGTTATTAGAAAATGCAAGAATATGTGCTAAATCAGTCGGTGTTGGTGGAGATACAAATACGTTTTCTAATAATAAATCCAAAGAGCTATCTCGGCATTTTAATATAGAACAAGGGCTACAAAAAGCACTAAAGGATAGTCATCTTTACTTGGTTTATCAGCCGATAGTAGATATTGAAACTGAGCAATTAGTGGGTCTAGAAACTTTAATCCGCTGGAATGATCCAGCTGAAGGAGAGTTGTCTCCTGTAGAGTTTATTCCTGTAGCTGAAGAGACTGAGTTAATTATTCCAATTGGCAAGTGGTTATTAGAAACAGTATGTGAACAATTGAAACAATGGAGTAGTATTAAAAATATTAGTTCACCAATACTTGTTACTGTTAATCTATCAAGTGTACAGCTACTTGATGACAGTTCTTTACACTTTATAAAATCTATTTCTAAGGATAAAGAGATAAATAAATCAAGCTTACAATTTGAGATAACTGAAAGTAGTATATTTAGTAATTTTGAGCTAGCAATTGCTAATATAGAAAAAATGGTAGAATATGGCTTTAAATTTTTAATTGATGACTTTGGTACAGGTTATTCCTCTTTAAGTTATTTACAACGTTTACCTATTTACAAGATTAAATTAGATCGTAGTTTTATTCAATATATTGACAAAAATAGAACAGACTCTGTACTGGCTCGTAATATTATTGCCTTGAGTCATGACCTAGGTTTAGCCGTTGTTGCTGAAGGGGTTGAAAGCTCAAGTCAGCTAGCTATATTACGGGATTATGGTTGTGATCAGGTACAAGGATATCTATATAGTAAGCCATTAAAGGCTGATATAATAACAGATTTATTTAAAAAAGGATGTACTAACTTTAAATGCATAAATTAA
- a CDS encoding GNAT family N-acetyltransferase, with the protein MDFIIQKAVAQDLPALVQLENRVFIPSDGMLTQRSFRYHMRTNNLFLVAKEDDSSTEVMGYILVFVRRLSVRIYSIATNPAYQRRGVARALLEHVLKETIALNIYNVKLELRETNKSALKLYESLGFKQKLVRRNYYGDNESAIFMQWCYGNQL; encoded by the coding sequence GTGGATTTCATTATTCAAAAAGCCGTGGCACAAGATCTACCTGCGCTTGTGCAGCTTGAAAATCGTGTATTTATTCCATCAGATGGTATGCTTACGCAACGCAGCTTTCGTTATCATATGAGAACGAATAATTTATTCCTTGTTGCTAAAGAAGATGATTCCTCAACAGAGGTAATGGGGTATATACTTGTATTTGTTCGTAGGCTATCTGTCCGTATTTACTCAATAGCCACTAACCCTGCTTATCAAAGGCGAGGAGTGGCTAGAGCTCTTCTTGAGCATGTGCTTAAAGAGACAATTGCTCTCAATATATACAATGTTAAACTGGAATTGAGAGAGACAAATAAAAGTGCACTTAAATTATATGAATCATTGGGGTTTAAACAAAAACTAGTACGTCGTAATTACTACGGTGACAACGAAAGTGCAATATTTATGCAGTGGTGTTATGGTAATCAACTGTAA
- a CDS encoding pentapeptide repeat-containing protein, with the protein MAQPKAIEHPLYDLLQDEKIKEFNKKRASGDTCDFSGGHFRGLDLRGMNADGINFSGAYFRAADLRGVDLSNANIEGASFADAKISGVYFPKQVSPEEIRLSVDKGTRVRYK; encoded by the coding sequence ATGGCCCAACCGAAAGCTATCGAGCACCCTTTGTATGACCTCCTGCAAGACGAAAAAATTAAAGAATTCAACAAAAAAAGAGCTTCAGGTGACACATGCGACTTTTCTGGAGGGCACTTTAGAGGACTGGACTTACGAGGAATGAATGCAGATGGAATCAACTTTTCAGGCGCTTACTTTCGTGCAGCCGATCTACGTGGGGTTGACCTTTCAAACGCAAATATAGAAGGTGCTAGCTTTGCTGATGCAAAAATCTCTGGAGTCTATTTTCCCAAACAGGTGTCCCCAGAAGAAATACGTCTATCAGTAGATAAGGGTACCAGAGTGAGATATAAGTAA